A genome region from Panicum virgatum strain AP13 chromosome 4K, P.virgatum_v5, whole genome shotgun sequence includes the following:
- the LOC120703404 gene encoding pentatricopeptide repeat-containing protein At1g43980, mitochondrial-like isoform X1 gives MPSSPPPSPDAATLTPRAAAALLAGCASRAAAAALHARLLRCSRAFFRSPYLANCLAAAYSRLGAAPSAVVLLRAAARPNVFTRNILLSALLGSDLLGDARRLFDGMPHRDAVSYNAMLSGYAAAALPDEALRLFCSMRERGVRPTAFTFSIVSSAVASARHGQQVHAATVRHDLARLDAVVGNALIDMYRRIGLFQHAAHVFSCMEEPDVTSWNSVMSAYKDQALSGAVFDCFRSMRSKGFSVDGFSVSTVLSTSSDVKDFAKGDQMLALCVKMSFLTNSIVCSAVIDFLCLSDRLSDAVQLFRGMPTWGSEPCNALISGYARSGLMEEALSLFAVSIGNGVVPTEFTFASVLRWSSCFGLMEQGTQIHCLVCKLGFQDDVIVSTALTDMYCKLGLTRHARKIFRAVVAKDLVLWNTMLLGLLQNGRGKEALGTFRRMLKCGIQPDRITLFGALSACSLEGFVAEAMDIITLFKDRYHIMPSLDHYTCVADTLCRAGMLREAMNFVENKLPEFSAAMFSNILEACIIQRNIVMAELVAEKMVMQKSRLSLPYIILAQIYGARCKWEKMAGVWRSLENQRAKKAQSCSWLCVKNHIYVFTSEQIFHHGKGATYEVLDLLFWDMTDQPKKRDGLGCIQLFSNCP, from the coding sequence ATGCCCTCGTCCCCGCCGCCCTCTCCCGACGCTGCAACCCTCACCCCaagggccgccgcggcgctcctcGCCGGCTGCGCCTCCCGCGCTGCCGCGGCAGCGCTCCacgcccgcctcctccgctgctcCCGCGCCTTCTTCCGCTCCCCGTACCTCGCCAACTGCCTGGCCGCCGCCTACTcccgcctcggcgccgccccGTCCGCCGTCGTgctcctgcgcgccgccgccaggcccaATGTGTTCACCCGCAACATCCTCCTGTCGGCGCTCCTCGGCTCCGACCTCCTCGGGGACGCGCGCAGGCTGTTCGACGGGATGCCCCACAGGGATGCGGTCTCCTACAACGCCATGCTCTCCggctacgccgccgccgcgcttccGGACGAGGCGCTCCGCCTCTTCTGCTCCATGAGGGAGCGTGGCGTCAGGCCAACGGCCTTCACCTTCTCCATAGTCTCGTCGGCGGTTGCCTCCGCCCGCCACGGCCAGCAGGTTCATGCCGCCACTGTCCGACACGACCTGGCACGCCTTGACGCCGTAGTCGGCAATGCGCTCATTGATATGTATCGCCGGATTGGCCTCTTTCAGCATGCAGCACATGTCTTCTCATGCATGGAAGAACCAGATGTCACGTCCTGGAACTCTGTCATGTCAGCTTACAAGGATCAGGCTCTCAGTGGTGCTGTCTTTGACTGTTTCCGGTCCATGAGGAGCAAAGGCTTCTCGGTCGATGGCTTCAGTGTGTCCACTGTGCTCAGTACCAGCTCAGATGTCAAGGATTTCGCCAAAGGTGACCAGATGTTGGCCCTTTGCGTTAAAATGAGCTTCCTTACAAACTCCATTGTTTGTAGTGCTGTTATTGACTTCCTCTGCCTGTCTGACAGACTGTCCGATGCTGTTCAACTTTTCAGAGGAATGCCAACATGGGGCTCAGAACCTTGCAATGCACTGATATCAGGCTATGCAAGGAGCGGCCTAATGGAAGAAGCCCTCAGCCTCTTTGCAGTGTCTATAGGAAATGGTGTTGTTCCAACTGAGTTCACATTTGCGAGTGTGCTGAGATGGAGTTCATGCTTTGGTTTAATGGAGCAGGGTACTCAAATCCATTGCCTCGTTTGTAAGCTTGGGTTTCAGGATGATGTAATTGTCTCCACAGCCCTCACAGACATGTATTGTAAGTTGGGGTTAACAAGGCATGCGAGGAAAATCTTCAGGGCAGTTGTTGCCAAGGATCTGGTATTATGGAATACAATGTTGCTCGGCCTATTGCAAAATGGAAGAGGTAAGGAAGCCCTTGGAACATTCAGACGGATGCTCAAGTGTGGTATCCAACCTGATAGAATCACTCTTTTTGGAGCTTTGTCTGCATGTAGTTTGGAAGGTTTCGTAGCTGAAGCAATGGATATAATTACCCTGTTTAAAGATAGGTACCATATTATGCCTAGCCTGGATCACTATACATGTGTGGCCGATACATTATGCCGTGCAGGAATGTTGAGAGAGGCAATGAATTTTGTAGAGAACAAGCTGCCGGAGTTTAGTGCTGCTATGTTCTCTAATATTCTGGAGGCCTGCATAATCCAACGGAACATTGTCATGGCAGAGCTAGTTGCTGAAAAGATGGTGATGCAAAAATCCCGATTGTCACTGCCATATATTATTTTAGCTCAAATATATGGTGCCAGATGTAAGTGGGAAAAAATGGCTGGAGTATGGAGGTCACTGGAAAATCAAAGAGCAAAAAAGGCTCAGTCATGCAGCTGGCTATGTGTCAAGAATCATATTTATGTTTTTACATCAGAACAGATATTTCACCATGGAAAAGGTGCTACATATGAGGTGTTGGATCTTCTATTTTGGGACATGACAGACCAGCCAAAGAAGAGAGACGGATTAGGTTGTATCCAGCTGTTCTCCAACTGTCCTTAA
- the LOC120703404 gene encoding pentatricopeptide repeat-containing protein At1g43980, mitochondrial-like isoform X3 yields the protein MPSSPPPSPDAATLTPRAAAALLAGCASRAAAAALHARLLRCSRAFFRSPYLANCLAAAYSRLGAAPSAVVLLRAAARPNVFTRNILLSALLGSDLLGDARRLFDGMPHRDAVSYNAMLSGYAAAALPDEALRLFCSMRERGVRPTAFTFSIVSSAVASARHGQQVHAATVRHDLARLDAVVGNALIDMYRRIGLFQHAAHVFSCMEEPDVTSWNSVMSAYKDQALSGAVFDCFRSMRSKGFSVDGFSVSTVLSTSSDVKDFAKEECQHGAQNLAMH from the exons ATGCCCTCGTCCCCGCCGCCCTCTCCCGACGCTGCAACCCTCACCCCaagggccgccgcggcgctcctcGCCGGCTGCGCCTCCCGCGCTGCCGCGGCAGCGCTCCacgcccgcctcctccgctgctcCCGCGCCTTCTTCCGCTCCCCGTACCTCGCCAACTGCCTGGCCGCCGCCTACTcccgcctcggcgccgccccGTCCGCCGTCGTgctcctgcgcgccgccgccaggcccaATGTGTTCACCCGCAACATCCTCCTGTCGGCGCTCCTCGGCTCCGACCTCCTCGGGGACGCGCGCAGGCTGTTCGACGGGATGCCCCACAGGGATGCGGTCTCCTACAACGCCATGCTCTCCggctacgccgccgccgcgcttccGGACGAGGCGCTCCGCCTCTTCTGCTCCATGAGGGAGCGTGGCGTCAGGCCAACGGCCTTCACCTTCTCCATAGTCTCGTCGGCGGTTGCCTCCGCCCGCCACGGCCAGCAGGTTCATGCCGCCACTGTCCGACACGACCTGGCACGCCTTGACGCCGTAGTCGGCAATGCGCTCATTGATATGTATCGCCGGATTGGCCTCTTTCAGCATGCAGCACATGTCTTCTCATGCATGGAAGAACCAGATGTCACGTCCTGGAACTCTGTCATGTCAGCTTACAAGGATCAGGCTCTCAGTGGTGCTGTCTTTGACTGTTTCCGGTCCATGAGGAGCAAAGGCTTCTCGGTCGATGGCTTCAGTGTGTCCACTGTGCTCAGTACCAGCTCAGATGTCAAGGATTTCGCCAAAG AGGAATGCCAACATGGGGCTCAGAACCTTGCAATGCACTGA
- the LOC120703404 gene encoding pentatricopeptide repeat-containing protein At1g43980, mitochondrial-like isoform X2, with the protein MPSSPPPSPDAATLTPRAAAALLAGCASRAAAAALHARLLRCSRAFFRSPYLANCLAAAYSRLGAAPSAVVLLRAAARPNVFTRNILLSALLGSDLLGDARRLFDGMPHRDAVSYNAMLSGYAAAALPDEALRLFCSMRERGVRPTAFTFSIVSSAVASARHGQQVHAATVRHDLARLDAVVGNALIDMYRRIGLFQHAAHVFSCMEEPDVTSWNSVMSAYKDQALSGAVFDCFRSMRSKGFSVDGFSVSTVLSTSSDVKDFAKDCPMLFNFSEECQHGAQNLAMH; encoded by the exons ATGCCCTCGTCCCCGCCGCCCTCTCCCGACGCTGCAACCCTCACCCCaagggccgccgcggcgctcctcGCCGGCTGCGCCTCCCGCGCTGCCGCGGCAGCGCTCCacgcccgcctcctccgctgctcCCGCGCCTTCTTCCGCTCCCCGTACCTCGCCAACTGCCTGGCCGCCGCCTACTcccgcctcggcgccgccccGTCCGCCGTCGTgctcctgcgcgccgccgccaggcccaATGTGTTCACCCGCAACATCCTCCTGTCGGCGCTCCTCGGCTCCGACCTCCTCGGGGACGCGCGCAGGCTGTTCGACGGGATGCCCCACAGGGATGCGGTCTCCTACAACGCCATGCTCTCCggctacgccgccgccgcgcttccGGACGAGGCGCTCCGCCTCTTCTGCTCCATGAGGGAGCGTGGCGTCAGGCCAACGGCCTTCACCTTCTCCATAGTCTCGTCGGCGGTTGCCTCCGCCCGCCACGGCCAGCAGGTTCATGCCGCCACTGTCCGACACGACCTGGCACGCCTTGACGCCGTAGTCGGCAATGCGCTCATTGATATGTATCGCCGGATTGGCCTCTTTCAGCATGCAGCACATGTCTTCTCATGCATGGAAGAACCAGATGTCACGTCCTGGAACTCTGTCATGTCAGCTTACAAGGATCAGGCTCTCAGTGGTGCTGTCTTTGACTGTTTCCGGTCCATGAGGAGCAAAGGCTTCTCGGTCGATGGCTTCAGTGTGTCCACTGTGCTCAGTACCAGCTCAGATGTCAAGGATTTCGCCAAAG ACTGTCCGATGCTGTTCAACTTTTCAGAGGAATGCCAACATGGGGCTCAGAACCTTGCAATGCACTGA
- the LOC120703402 gene encoding LRR receptor kinase SERL2-like isoform X2, with protein MFEVLNTHCTQDTAAGRQADTSPSSPFSTLLAPPPAMEAPPPSPPSLLLLLLLLVSSPSTSMALLSPQGVNYEVQALMTIKNLLMDPHGVLKNWDKDSVDPCSWTTVTCSPDKLVTGLEAPSQSLSGMLSPTIGNLTNLQIVLLQNNNITGPIPAEIGKLSKLKTLDLSSNNLYGGIPTTVGHLQSLQYLRLNNNTLSGPFPSASANLSQLVFLDLSYNNLSGPIPGSLARTFNIVGNPLICGANTEKDCYGTAPMPMSYNLNSSQGALPPGKSKSHKFAVAFGTATGCISFLFLTAGFVFWWRHRRNRQILFDFDDQHMENVSLGNVKRFQFRELQSATDNFSSKNILGKGGFGYVYRGQLPDGTLVAVKRLKDGNAAGGEAQFQTEVEMISLALHRNLLRLYGFCMTATERLLVYPFMSNGSVASRLKTKPPLDWATRKRIALGAGRGLLYLHEQCDPKIIHRDVKAANILLDDYCEAIVGDFGLAKLLDHRDSHVTTAVRGTVGHIAPEYLSTGQSSEKTDVFGFGILLLELITGQTALEFGKAANQKGAMLDWVKKMHQEKKLDVLVDKGLKGGYDRIELEEMVQVALLCTQYLPGHRPKMSEVVRMLEGDGLAERWEASQRADSHKFKVPEFSFSRCYSDLTDDSSLLVQAVELSGPR; from the exons ATGTTTGAAGTTTTGAACACGCATTGCACGCAGgacacagcagcaggcaggcaggcagacacctccccttcctctcccttctccaCCCTCTTGGCTCCCCCTCCGGCAATGGAGGCGCCTCCACCTTCTCCGCCCtccctgctgctcctcctcctgcttctCGTCTCCTCCCCTTCGACTTCAATGGCGCTCCTCTCTCCCCAGGGCGTCAACTATGAAG TGCAAGCTCTAATGACGATCAAGAACCTGCTCATGGACCCCCATGGCGTGCTCAAGAACTGGGACAAGGACTCCGTCGATCCCTGTAGCTGGACCACGGTCACCTGCTCGCCGGACAAACTCGTCACTGGATT GGAGGCCCCAAGCCAGAGCCTCTCTGGCATGCTCTCCCCAACCATAGGCAACCTCACCAATCTTCAGATCGT TCTCCTGCAGAACAACAACATCACTGGCCCAATCCCAGCAGAGATTGGTAAGCTTTCAAAGCTCAAGACACTTGATCTCTCCAGCAACAACCTGTATGGTGGAATCCCCACCACTGTGGGCCACCTTCAGAGCCTGCAGTACTT GAGGCTCAACAACAACACCCTGTCTGGTCCATTCCCTTCTGCATCAGCTAATTTGTCCCAGCTTGTTTTCCT AGACTTGTCATATAATAACCTGAGTGGTCCAATACCAGGATCTTTGGCAAGAACATTCAA CATTGTTGGGAATCCACTCATCTGCGGCGCGAACACGGAGAAAGATTGCTACGGGACTGCACCGATGCCAATGTCCTACAACCTGAATAGCTCACAGGGTGCTCTGCCGCCGGGAAAATCTAAAAGCCACAAGTTTGCAGTCGCATTTGGGACAGCAACTGGTTGCATCAGCTTCCTCTTCCTAACTGCTGGATTTGTGTTCTGGTGGAGGCATCGTCGTAACCGGCAGATCCTTTTTGATTTCGACG ACCAACACATGGAGAATGTTAGTCTTGGAAACGTGAAGAGGTTTCAGTTCAGGGAGCTTCAGTCCGCAACAGACAATTTCAGCAGCAAGAACATACTGGGGAAAGGTGGCTTCGGATACGTTTATAGAGGGCAACTCCCTGATGGAACCCTCGTGGCCGTCAAGCGACTCAAGGACGGCAATGCTGCGGGCGGCGAGGCACAGTTCCAGACCGAGGTTGAGATGATTAGCTTGGCACTGCACAGAAATCTTCTCAGGCTCTACGGGTTCTGCATGACTGCCACAGAGAGGCTGCTAGTCTACCCATTCATGTCAAATGGAAGCGTCGCATCGCGCCTGAAAA CGAAGCCACCTTTGGACTGGGCGACCAGGAAGAGGATAGCTCTTGGTGCAGGGAGGGGGCTACTCTACCTTCACGAGCAGTGTGACCCCAAGATCATACATAGGGACGTCAAGGCAGCCAACATCCTGCTAGATGACTACTGCGAAGCCATTGTTGGTGACTTCGGGCTCGCTAAACTCCTCGACCACCGGGATTCACATGTCACCACTGCAGTGAGAGGCACTGTTGGTCACATTGCGCCTGAGTACCTCTCCACTGGCCAATCGTCTGAGAAGACCGACGTCTTCGGCTTTGGCATCCTGCTGCTGGAGCTGATTACTGGTCAGACCGCACTAGAGTTTGGAAAGGCGGCAAACCAGAAGGGAGCCATGTTGGATTGG GTGAAGAAGATGCACCAGGAGAAGAAGCTAGACGTGCTGGTTGACAAGGGGCTGAAGGGCGGGTACGATAGGATCGAGCTGGAGGAGATGGTGCAGGTGGCGCTGCTGTGCACGCAGTACCTCCCCGGGCACCGGCCCAAGATGTCGGAGGTGGTCCGGATGCTGGAAGGCGACGGTCTCGCTGAGCGGTGGGAGGCCTCGCAGCGTGCCGACTCGCACAAGTTCAAGGTGCCCGAGTTCAGTTTCAGCCGCTGCTACTCCGACCTCACCGATGACTCATCGCTGCTGGTGCAGGCCGTCGAGCTCTCGGGCCCAAGGTGA
- the LOC120703402 gene encoding LRR receptor kinase SERL2-like isoform X3 — protein sequence MFEVLNTHCTQDTAAGRQADTSPSSPFSTLLAPPPAMEAPPPSPPSLLLLLLLLVSSPSTSMALLSPQGVNYEVQALMTIKNLLMDPHGVLKNWDKDSVDPCSWTTVTCSPDKLVTGLEAPSQSLSGMLSPTIGNLTNLQIVLLQNNNITGPIPAEIGKLSKLKTLDLSSNNLYGGIPTTVGHLQSLQYFHAFRRLNNNTLSGPFPSASANLSQLVFLDLSYNNLSGPIPGSLARTFNIVGNPLICGANTEKDCYGTAPMPMSYNLNSSQGALPPGKSKSHKFAVAFGTATGCISFLFLTAGFVFWWRHRRNRQILFDFDDQHMENVSLGNVKRFQFRELQSATDNFSSKNILGKGGFGYVYRGQLPDGTLVAVKRLKDGNAAGGEAQFQTEVEMISLALHRNLLRLYGFCMTATERLLVYPFMSNGSVASRLKTKPPLDWATRKRIALGAGRGLLYLHEQCDPKIIHRDVKAANILLDDYCEAIVGDFGLAKLLDHRDSHVTTAVRGTVGHIAPEYLSTGQSSEKTDVFGFGILLLELITGQTALEFGKAANQKGAMLDWVKKMHQEKKLDVLVDKGLKGGYDRIELEEMVQVALLCTQYLPGHRPKMSEVVRMLEGDGLAERWEASQRADSHKFKAVELSGPR from the exons ATGTTTGAAGTTTTGAACACGCATTGCACGCAGgacacagcagcaggcaggcaggcagacacctccccttcctctcccttctccaCCCTCTTGGCTCCCCCTCCGGCAATGGAGGCGCCTCCACCTTCTCCGCCCtccctgctgctcctcctcctgcttctCGTCTCCTCCCCTTCGACTTCAATGGCGCTCCTCTCTCCCCAGGGCGTCAACTATGAAG TGCAAGCTCTAATGACGATCAAGAACCTGCTCATGGACCCCCATGGCGTGCTCAAGAACTGGGACAAGGACTCCGTCGATCCCTGTAGCTGGACCACGGTCACCTGCTCGCCGGACAAACTCGTCACTGGATT GGAGGCCCCAAGCCAGAGCCTCTCTGGCATGCTCTCCCCAACCATAGGCAACCTCACCAATCTTCAGATCGT TCTCCTGCAGAACAACAACATCACTGGCCCAATCCCAGCAGAGATTGGTAAGCTTTCAAAGCTCAAGACACTTGATCTCTCCAGCAACAACCTGTATGGTGGAATCCCCACCACTGTGGGCCACCTTCAGAGCCTGCAGTACTT TCATGCTTTCAGGAGGCTCAACAACAACACCCTGTCTGGTCCATTCCCTTCTGCATCAGCTAATTTGTCCCAGCTTGTTTTCCT AGACTTGTCATATAATAACCTGAGTGGTCCAATACCAGGATCTTTGGCAAGAACATTCAA CATTGTTGGGAATCCACTCATCTGCGGCGCGAACACGGAGAAAGATTGCTACGGGACTGCACCGATGCCAATGTCCTACAACCTGAATAGCTCACAGGGTGCTCTGCCGCCGGGAAAATCTAAAAGCCACAAGTTTGCAGTCGCATTTGGGACAGCAACTGGTTGCATCAGCTTCCTCTTCCTAACTGCTGGATTTGTGTTCTGGTGGAGGCATCGTCGTAACCGGCAGATCCTTTTTGATTTCGACG ACCAACACATGGAGAATGTTAGTCTTGGAAACGTGAAGAGGTTTCAGTTCAGGGAGCTTCAGTCCGCAACAGACAATTTCAGCAGCAAGAACATACTGGGGAAAGGTGGCTTCGGATACGTTTATAGAGGGCAACTCCCTGATGGAACCCTCGTGGCCGTCAAGCGACTCAAGGACGGCAATGCTGCGGGCGGCGAGGCACAGTTCCAGACCGAGGTTGAGATGATTAGCTTGGCACTGCACAGAAATCTTCTCAGGCTCTACGGGTTCTGCATGACTGCCACAGAGAGGCTGCTAGTCTACCCATTCATGTCAAATGGAAGCGTCGCATCGCGCCTGAAAA CGAAGCCACCTTTGGACTGGGCGACCAGGAAGAGGATAGCTCTTGGTGCAGGGAGGGGGCTACTCTACCTTCACGAGCAGTGTGACCCCAAGATCATACATAGGGACGTCAAGGCAGCCAACATCCTGCTAGATGACTACTGCGAAGCCATTGTTGGTGACTTCGGGCTCGCTAAACTCCTCGACCACCGGGATTCACATGTCACCACTGCAGTGAGAGGCACTGTTGGTCACATTGCGCCTGAGTACCTCTCCACTGGCCAATCGTCTGAGAAGACCGACGTCTTCGGCTTTGGCATCCTGCTGCTGGAGCTGATTACTGGTCAGACCGCACTAGAGTTTGGAAAGGCGGCAAACCAGAAGGGAGCCATGTTGGATTGG GTGAAGAAGATGCACCAGGAGAAGAAGCTAGACGTGCTGGTTGACAAGGGGCTGAAGGGCGGGTACGATAGGATCGAGCTGGAGGAGATGGTGCAGGTGGCGCTGCTGTGCACGCAGTACCTCCCCGGGCACCGGCCCAAGATGTCGGAGGTGGTCCGGATGCTGGAAGGCGACGGTCTCGCTGAGCGGTGGGAGGCCTCGCAGCGTGCCGACTCGCACAAGTTCAAG GCCGTCGAGCTCTCGGGCCCAAGGTGA
- the LOC120703402 gene encoding LRR receptor kinase SERL2-like isoform X1 — MFEVLNTHCTQDTAAGRQADTSPSSPFSTLLAPPPAMEAPPPSPPSLLLLLLLLVSSPSTSMALLSPQGVNYEVQALMTIKNLLMDPHGVLKNWDKDSVDPCSWTTVTCSPDKLVTGLEAPSQSLSGMLSPTIGNLTNLQIVLLQNNNITGPIPAEIGKLSKLKTLDLSSNNLYGGIPTTVGHLQSLQYFHAFRRLNNNTLSGPFPSASANLSQLVFLDLSYNNLSGPIPGSLARTFNIVGNPLICGANTEKDCYGTAPMPMSYNLNSSQGALPPGKSKSHKFAVAFGTATGCISFLFLTAGFVFWWRHRRNRQILFDFDDQHMENVSLGNVKRFQFRELQSATDNFSSKNILGKGGFGYVYRGQLPDGTLVAVKRLKDGNAAGGEAQFQTEVEMISLALHRNLLRLYGFCMTATERLLVYPFMSNGSVASRLKTKPPLDWATRKRIALGAGRGLLYLHEQCDPKIIHRDVKAANILLDDYCEAIVGDFGLAKLLDHRDSHVTTAVRGTVGHIAPEYLSTGQSSEKTDVFGFGILLLELITGQTALEFGKAANQKGAMLDWVKKMHQEKKLDVLVDKGLKGGYDRIELEEMVQVALLCTQYLPGHRPKMSEVVRMLEGDGLAERWEASQRADSHKFKVPEFSFSRCYSDLTDDSSLLVQAVELSGPR; from the exons ATGTTTGAAGTTTTGAACACGCATTGCACGCAGgacacagcagcaggcaggcaggcagacacctccccttcctctcccttctccaCCCTCTTGGCTCCCCCTCCGGCAATGGAGGCGCCTCCACCTTCTCCGCCCtccctgctgctcctcctcctgcttctCGTCTCCTCCCCTTCGACTTCAATGGCGCTCCTCTCTCCCCAGGGCGTCAACTATGAAG TGCAAGCTCTAATGACGATCAAGAACCTGCTCATGGACCCCCATGGCGTGCTCAAGAACTGGGACAAGGACTCCGTCGATCCCTGTAGCTGGACCACGGTCACCTGCTCGCCGGACAAACTCGTCACTGGATT GGAGGCCCCAAGCCAGAGCCTCTCTGGCATGCTCTCCCCAACCATAGGCAACCTCACCAATCTTCAGATCGT TCTCCTGCAGAACAACAACATCACTGGCCCAATCCCAGCAGAGATTGGTAAGCTTTCAAAGCTCAAGACACTTGATCTCTCCAGCAACAACCTGTATGGTGGAATCCCCACCACTGTGGGCCACCTTCAGAGCCTGCAGTACTT TCATGCTTTCAGGAGGCTCAACAACAACACCCTGTCTGGTCCATTCCCTTCTGCATCAGCTAATTTGTCCCAGCTTGTTTTCCT AGACTTGTCATATAATAACCTGAGTGGTCCAATACCAGGATCTTTGGCAAGAACATTCAA CATTGTTGGGAATCCACTCATCTGCGGCGCGAACACGGAGAAAGATTGCTACGGGACTGCACCGATGCCAATGTCCTACAACCTGAATAGCTCACAGGGTGCTCTGCCGCCGGGAAAATCTAAAAGCCACAAGTTTGCAGTCGCATTTGGGACAGCAACTGGTTGCATCAGCTTCCTCTTCCTAACTGCTGGATTTGTGTTCTGGTGGAGGCATCGTCGTAACCGGCAGATCCTTTTTGATTTCGACG ACCAACACATGGAGAATGTTAGTCTTGGAAACGTGAAGAGGTTTCAGTTCAGGGAGCTTCAGTCCGCAACAGACAATTTCAGCAGCAAGAACATACTGGGGAAAGGTGGCTTCGGATACGTTTATAGAGGGCAACTCCCTGATGGAACCCTCGTGGCCGTCAAGCGACTCAAGGACGGCAATGCTGCGGGCGGCGAGGCACAGTTCCAGACCGAGGTTGAGATGATTAGCTTGGCACTGCACAGAAATCTTCTCAGGCTCTACGGGTTCTGCATGACTGCCACAGAGAGGCTGCTAGTCTACCCATTCATGTCAAATGGAAGCGTCGCATCGCGCCTGAAAA CGAAGCCACCTTTGGACTGGGCGACCAGGAAGAGGATAGCTCTTGGTGCAGGGAGGGGGCTACTCTACCTTCACGAGCAGTGTGACCCCAAGATCATACATAGGGACGTCAAGGCAGCCAACATCCTGCTAGATGACTACTGCGAAGCCATTGTTGGTGACTTCGGGCTCGCTAAACTCCTCGACCACCGGGATTCACATGTCACCACTGCAGTGAGAGGCACTGTTGGTCACATTGCGCCTGAGTACCTCTCCACTGGCCAATCGTCTGAGAAGACCGACGTCTTCGGCTTTGGCATCCTGCTGCTGGAGCTGATTACTGGTCAGACCGCACTAGAGTTTGGAAAGGCGGCAAACCAGAAGGGAGCCATGTTGGATTGG GTGAAGAAGATGCACCAGGAGAAGAAGCTAGACGTGCTGGTTGACAAGGGGCTGAAGGGCGGGTACGATAGGATCGAGCTGGAGGAGATGGTGCAGGTGGCGCTGCTGTGCACGCAGTACCTCCCCGGGCACCGGCCCAAGATGTCGGAGGTGGTCCGGATGCTGGAAGGCGACGGTCTCGCTGAGCGGTGGGAGGCCTCGCAGCGTGCCGACTCGCACAAGTTCAAGGTGCCCGAGTTCAGTTTCAGCCGCTGCTACTCCGACCTCACCGATGACTCATCGCTGCTGGTGCAGGCCGTCGAGCTCTCGGGCCCAAGGTGA